The following are from one region of the Myotis daubentonii chromosome 2, mMyoDau2.1, whole genome shotgun sequence genome:
- the PCDH20 gene encoding protocadherin-20 has protein sequence MRGRGGARGSRARAVSWRPATWHPRLDMGRLSRPGSSSTSQRNLPPLFLFFLFVGPFHCLASYSRATELLYSLNEGLPAGVLIGSLAEDLRLAPLAAGRLDPQPQPQPQPPERARPEPSPPLSFSLASRGLSGQYVTLDNRSGELHTSAQEIDREALCLEGGGGAAWGDSISISSSPSSDSCLLLLDVLVLPQEYFRFVKVKIAIRDINDNAPQFPVSQISVWVPENAPVNTRLAIEHPAMDPDVGTNGVQTYRLLDYHRMFTLDVEENENGERTPYLIVMGLLDRETQDQYVSIIIAEDGGSPPLLGSATLTIGISDINDNCPLFADSQINVTVYGNATVGTPVAAVQAVDRDLGTNAQITYSYSQKVPQASKDLFHLDETTGVIELSSKIGGSVLQTHKLTILANGPGCIPAVITALVSIIKVIFRPPEIVPRYIANEIDGIVYLKELEPVNTPIAFFTVRDPEGKYKVNCYLDGEGPFRLSPYKPYTNEYLLETTKPMDYELQQFFEIAVVAWNSEGFHVKKIIKVQLLDDNDNAPVFLQPLLELTIEENNAPHAFLTKLYATDADSGERGQVSYFLGHDAPSYFSLDSVTGILTVSTQLDREEKEKYRYTVRAVDMGKPPRESVATVALTVLDKNDNSPRFINKDFSFFVPENFPGYGEIGVISVTDADAGRNGWVALSVLNQSDIFVIDTGKGMLRAKVSLDREQQSSYTLWVEAVDGGEPALSSTAKITILLLDINDNPPLVLFPQSNMSYLLVLPSTLPGSPVTEVYAVDKDTGMNAVIAYSIIGRRGPRPESFRIDPKTGNITLEEALLQTDYGLHRLLVKVSDHGYPEPLYSTVMVNLFVNDTVSNESYIESLLRKEPDINIEEKEPQISIEPTHRKVESVSCMPTLVALSVISLGSITLVTGMGIYICLRRGKKHPREDESLEVQIPLKGKIDLHMRERKPMDISNI, from the exons ATGCGCGGCCGAGGGGGTGCGCGCGGCTCGCGGGCCCGGGCAGTGAGCTGGCGCCCGGCGACCTGGCACCCGCGCCTGGATATGGGGCGGCTAAGTCGTCccggcagcagcagcaccagccagAGAAACCTGCCG CCgctgtttctgtttttcctcttcgTGGGACCCTTCCACTGCCTCGCGAGTTACAGCCGGGCCACGGAGCTTCTGTACAGCCTGAACGAGGGACTGCCCGCGGGGGTGCTCATCGGCAGCCTGGCCGAGGACCTGCGCCTGGCGCCCCTCGCCGCCGGCAGGCTGGacccgcagccgcagccgcagccgcagcctcCGGAGCGCGCCCGCCCCGAGCCCAGCCCCCCTCTCtccttcagcctggcctcccGGGGACTGAGTGGCCAGTACGTGACCCTGGACAACCGCTCTGGGGAGCTGCACACTTCTGCCCAGGAGATCGACCGCGAGGCCCTGTGTCTTGAAGGAggtggaggggctgcctggggcgacagcatttccatttcctcctccccttcttcggACTCTTGTCTTTTGCTTCTGGATGTGCTGGTCCTGCCGCAGGAATATTTTAGGTTTGTGAAGGTGAAGATCGCCATCCGGGACATCAATGACAATGCCCCGCAGTTCCCCGTTTCCCAAATCTCAGTGTGGGTCCCAGAAAATGCACCTGTAAACACCCGACTGGCCATAGAGCATCCTGCCATGGACCCCGATGTAGGCACGAACGGGGTGCAGACCTACCGCCTACTGGACTACCACCGTATGTTCACCCTGGACGTGGAGGAGAATGAGAACGGGGAGCGCACGCCCTACCTAATTGTCATGGGCCTGTTGGACAGGGAGACCCAAGACCAGTATGTGAGCATCATCATAGCTGAGGATGGTGGGTCCCCACCACTGTTGGGCAGTGCCACCCTCACCATTGGCATAAGTGACATTAATGACAATTGCCCTCTGTTCGCAGACTCACAGATCAATGTCACTGTGTATGGGAATGCTACGGTGGGCACACCGGTTGCAGCTGTCCAGGCTGTGGATAGAGACTTGGGGACCAACGCTCAGATCACCTACTCTTACAGCCAGAAAGTTCCACAAGCATCCAAGGACTTATTCCACCTGGATGAAACCACTGGCGTCATTGAACTTTCCAGTAAGATCGGGGGTAGTGTTCTGCAGACACACAAGCTCACCATCCTTGCTAATGGGCCAGGCTGCATCCCTGCGGTGATCACTGCCCTGGTGTCCATTATCAAAGTCATTTTCAGACCACCTGAAATCGTCCCTCGTTATATAGCAAATGAGATAGATGGTATCGTGTACCTCAAAGAACTGGAACCTGTTAACACTCCAATTGCTTTCTTCACCGTAAGAGATCCAGAAGGTAAATACAAGGTGAACTGCTATCTGGATGGCGAAGGGCCATTTAGGTTATCGCCCTACAAACCATACACTAACGAGTATTTGCTAGAAACCACAAAACCTATGGATTATGAGTTACAGCAGTTCTTTGAAATAGCTGTGGTGGCCTGGAATTCTGAGGGATTTCACgtcaaaaaaattattaaagttcAACTTCTAGATGACAATGATAATGCTCCTGTTTTCCTTCAACCCTTGCTAGAACTAACCATAGAAGAAAACAATGCACCCCATGCCTTTTTGACTAAGTTGTATGCTACAGATGCTGACAGTGGTGAGAGAGGCCAAGTTTCGTACTTCCTGGGACATGATGCTCCGTCGTATTTTTCCTTGGACAGTGTCACAGGAATTCTGACAGTCTCTACTCAGCTGGAccgagaagagaaagaaaagtacaggTACACAGTCAGAGCTGTTGACATGGGGAAGCCACCCAGGGAATCCGTAGCCACTGTGGCTCTCACAGTGTTggataaaaatgacaacagccccAGGTTCATCAACAAGGACTTTAGCTTTTTTGTGCCAGAAAACTTTCCAGGATATGGTGAAATTGGAGTGATTAGTGTCACTGATGCTGATGCTGGGCGAAATGGATGGGTTGCTCTGTCCGTGTTGAACCAGAGTGACATTTTTGTCATAGACACAGGAAAGGGCATGCTGAGAGCTAAAGTCTCTTTGGACAGGGAGCAGCAAAGCTCCTATACTTTGTGGGTTGAAGCCGTTGATGGAGGTGAGCCCGCCCTCTCCTCGACCGCAAAAATCACAATTCTCCTCCTTGATATCAATGACAACCCTCCTCTTGTTTTATTTCCTCAGTCTAATATGTCTTATCTGTTGGTACTACCTTCTACTCTCCCTGGTTCCCCGGTGACAGAAGTCTATGCTGTTGACAAAGACACGGGCATGAATGCTGTCATAGCTTACAGCATCATAGGGAGGAGAGGTCCTCGGCCCGAGTCCTTTAGGATTGACCCCAAAACTGGCAACATTACTTTGGAAGAGGCACTGCTGCAGACGGATTATGGACTCCATCGTTTACTGGTGAAAGTGAGTGACCATGGTTATCCTGAGCCTCTCTATTCCACGGTCATGGTGAACCTATTTGTGAATGACACTGTCAGCAATGAGAGCTACATTGAGAGTCTTTTAAGAAAGGAACCGGACATTAATATAGAGGAGAAAGAGCCACAGATCTCAATAGAACCCACTCATAGGAAGGTCGAATCTGTGTCCTGTATGCCCACCTTAGTAGCTCTGTCTGTAATCAGCTTGGGTTCTATCACACTGGTAACAGGGATGGGCATATATATCTGCTTAAGGAGAGGGAAAAAGCATCCCAGGGAAGATGAAAGTTTGGAAGTACAAATTCCACTAAAAGGGAAAATTGACCTGCACATGAGAGAGAGGAAACCGATggatatttctaatatttga